AAGATGTCGAAGCAGCCTGCAACGCCATCGAAGAGCTTGAAGAAACGGCGCGGCTGGCCGTGCTGATGCGAGGCTTTGAGGCGCGCACGCTAACGCCGGCCCAGATCGATGCCATTGTGACAAAGTTTGACGTGGAGTGGGGCGCGTGAGGTTCTCGGCTAACCTTGGATTTTTGTGGACTGAGCTTTCTCTTCCCGATGCCGTTCGCGCCGCCAAACGCGCAGGCTTTGATGCGGTCGAGTGTCATTGGCCGTATGACACGCCAGCGGACGAGGTAGCGTTAGCGCTTGAAGAAACCGGCATGGCGATGCTTGGACTCAACACCGCGCGCGGCGATGTGGCAGCGGGCGAGAATGGTCTTGCCGCCTTGCCGGGACGTGAAAGCGATGCGCGGGCGGCCATTGATCAAGCCATCGACTATGCGCACGCGGTTGGTGCGCAGAATGTTCATGTCATGGCGGGTTTTGCTTCAGGCGAGGCCGCGCACAAAAGCTTTATTGAGGCGCTGCGCTATGCCGGCGCGCGGGCCGCACCGCACGGTATCGGCATTCTGATTGAGCCGCTCAACCGTTACGATGCTCCGGGGTACTTTTTGCAAACCACCGGGCAGGCCGTCGCGATTTTGGATGAGGTTGCCTCGGATAGCGTGCGCCTGATGTTCGACTGCTACCATGTGCAATTGATGGAAGGTGACCTTTCGAACAGGCTGATGGCGCTGTTGCCGCGCATCGGCCATGTCCAATTTGCCTCGGTGCCTGATCGCTGCGCACCCGACCAGGGCGAGGTGGACTATGCCCATATCTTCGCCCTGCTTGACGATTTTGGTTACGCCAAACCCTTGGGCGCGGAATACAAGCCGCACGGTTCAACCGACGACACGCTTGGCTGGTTGGCAAAGCTAAGGACCTAGCCACACGGTCCAGTGATAGGCATGGCGGATCGACTGAGCAAAGTGCCGCTCTCAAAGCGGGCTTAGGAGTCCGCCAGTTTCCAGCGTCGCAAGCTCGTGCGAACGTGAACCGAGTGGAACGATGATCGTCATCCAAGGTCGGCAGCAATTGCGGCGTCGAGTGCCGAAGCACAGGCCGTGTTGGTCTCACCGGAAAGCGAGCGGATGCCCGCGTCGGCCAGGATGTCGCTCATGGCGGTGAGTTCGCGATTCACGCCGCGGTTGACGATAGCGACAACCCGGTCGCCAAGCGCCAAACAGGCATCGTTTTGGGTCGGCGCAGCCGCCGGTGCGGGGGCTGGTTGCGTCGCGCTCGCCGATCCCCAGCCTACGCCATCATCAGGAATCGCGTTGGCTGCGATCAATTGCGCCATCACTTGCGCGCATACCTGCTGCGAGGCACTGGCCACATTGGTTATGCCATTGGCCTGAAGTGTGCTGGTAACAGCGCGCCGCGCATCAGGTGCACCGCCACGCAAGATTGGCCGGATGGCACGCGCCAATGCCTCGCAAGCAAGGGGCCGGCCTTCCGGCACAGGGTTGGCGGTCGCGTTGGATTGGGCAATTCTCTGCGCCAATGCTCGAACCTGTTCCGGCGAGCCCATGCCTTCCATGGCAAGCAGCTCAAGCAGCGCCAGGCACTCCCCTTCGGTTGCGGAGAACACGTCGGACATCGGTACCGAGGCCATGCTGCTGCCGAAGATCGAAGAAACCGTGCGGTCGTTCACCGCTTCCACGGCCCTATCAATCGCCAAAACCTCGCGGCACGCATTACCCAATCCCGGCGATGGTGCAGGCGTCGGAGAGGGGGGCGTCCCGTTCTGTGTGCCGATTCCAGCCTGCAAGGCTACCGATGGCCCGTCGATGATCCCTTCCATCTCGAGCAGATCGAGGAGGCGACCACACTGCTCTTCATTGGCCGCGAAAAGATCCATGATGCCGACCTCATCGATCAGTTGGCCAAACAGGCCGCTCAGACGGCGATCATTGGCCTGCTCAATGGCGACGGCAATCTCATCGACAGCCGAACAATTCGCGCTGGCATTGCGAACAGCGCCCGCGTTTGGCGACTGACCACTGCCGCCAGATGCCAGCAGGCCTTGGAGGGGTGGCGATGCGGCTATCAGATCGAGCGCCTGCTGGCATTTGTCCGGGGTCTGCGCGCCGCCAAAGGCCAAACCAGCCACCACATAGATGCCGCGTAATTCCTGGACGCTGTCGGTGCTGCCCATGGCATTTATGCGAGCGCTCATCGCTTCCAGTTGCGCGCAGCTGTCGGCAGATGCCGCTCCGGGCGGCGCAGGTGGAGGATTGTTTGGGGTGCCTTGAACACCACTTTGCTGAACGCCCGAGGACCCACCGACGGGGCGAAGCTGCAACTCCAAAAAGAACTCCGCCATCGGGCTGGTGCCATCAAGGACGAGCATTGGCGTTGGTGTGGTGAGGTCGCGCAGGGTGACGGCGACATTGGCCGGAATACCTGCCCACTCACCGAACGATCCGGTCCAAACGCCGCCTGGGCCGCGTTGCATCGTCGGTTGGCTAGGAAAGATCGCCGCTGGCATGGACAGACGAGCGGTGGAACCATCGATTGGGGTCAGGCTAACCGTACCGCCAGGATCAACCGGCGTGGGCTGGGTTTGCCCCATCATGGTGACCGTGCCGCTGCCACCGATCACCTCGAATGTCTGCACTGCACCGCCTGATTGCTGGCCGGTTGCTCCAGCCGGTGGTTGCACCGGACTGCCCGTGAGGTGCCGCATCTCTATCCAGCCATTGAGACCCTGGTAGACGATCACACACCAATTGCCCTCACACTGGTTGGTCACCGTGATGTCGCACTGGCCAACGCCAATGCCGCCAAGCACGGCGCTTTGTGGGTTGGGCTGGTCAAAGACGGGCAGTGATGATCCGTTGGGCGCGCTGCCAACACAGGTGTTGGGGTCGGCGTGCGACGGCGATGAGGTGAGCGCCACATGCGCCGCCAAAGCCACCGCACCCGCAACAACAGATTTCCAGCTCATGGGCGTGTTCCGTTCTTTGTTTGAGGTCGCAGGCCTGCGATCACTACGGTGCGTCTGGCATGGTCGCTTCGATGATCCGATCATCGCCAGCCGCCAGTTCAAACACCGTTTCGACCGAGCGGCGTGGACCATCGTCCCAAGCTTCAAGGCGCGCGGTATAGCTGCCAGGCAGAAGGAAATAGGTATCGTTGCCAATCTTGCCTGCAACGACCTCACTTTGATCCGTCGGTCCACGCAGCACTTGGTGGCGCAGCTCGAACCCCGTCAGTTCACTGCCATCTGTGTTGAAGACCCGGAAACCGACGCGCGCGGTCGAAGCGATCACCTCCTGCTCAGTCACATCGCCGGCCGAGACGTCGAGCGTCACGGTTCCAGGCGACATGCTTTCAAGGCGCGTGATGACGAGCGCGGCTTCGTAGCGCCCAGCTGGAACGATTTCCCGCGCATTGCGGGCGTACACGGTGAACGAGCGATCCGTTTCAAGATTACGGATGGTCCAACCGAAATCTGTGTTGGAGAGCCCAAACCCGTCGTTGAGCATGACCGCATAGAGATCGAGCGTCCCTGCACCAAAAACCAAATCAACGGCCGTTTGTTCGGTCGCAGTGAGCGTTATCTCCTCGCTTACCTGCAGGCCGCGATTCGTACTGGCCGTTAGGCGGTATCGGCCTGGCTCAATGAAACGCTCAAAACTTGGCACGGCAGCGATGAAGGGAACCGAAGCCGGATCAATCTGAGGGTCCAGCGGTTCCAAATCCCACTCCACACGAATGGGGTCTTGAGTGGTCAATGGCTCGCTGGCCGCCTCCATTCGCACGGTGACGAACAGGTTTTGCTCAACCGGCTCCAACGCAGGTACTGGCGGCGCTGGTGGCTGGGGCGGCACAAAGGCCACGGTTTGCGTGAGCGCTTCGCCCAGCGCGTCAGCATCACTGGCTTGGAAATAGCTACCGCCGGTGTTCTCAGCCAGACACGCGACCTGTTGGCCTTCTTCTTCTGTCAACCCGAACCCGATGACATGGGTGGTGAAATCTATCCCAACGCTCTCCAGTTCATTGGCCAGGGCACACGGGTCGGCTTCGCAGGTTTCCAGGCCATCGGTGATCAGAATGATGGTGGCGCGTTCTTCGGTGTATCGCAGGTCCAATGCCGCGCGGCGTACCGCTTCGGACAGCGGTGTTTTCCCGCGTGGATTCAGCGAGTTGACGGCAGCGGAGATTGAGCCTGCCGTTGTCGTCACAGGGCCAGTTGGCACAAGCATCTCAATGTCGTTGCAATCGCCACGGCGATTGTGGCCGTAGGCCATCAATCCCAGCTCCATCGTGGCCGGAAAGGTTGGCAGCACCCGCGCCAACGTCTCGCGCGCCGTGACAATCTTGTTGATCCCATCGATCTGGCCCCACATCGATCCGGAGCCATCAAAAACCAGGATCGCACGCGGCAGATCGCTCTGCTGCGCGTTCACAGGGAGGGTGCAAAGGGCCAGAAAACCAAGGCTTACCGCACACAGGCGTTTGAAGAATCCAGTCAATGTTTGCCTCATGAGGATTGGTTTGCGCATGGTTTGAACCGCGCTGCTGTCGCTCAGATAGTGATCGAATAGATTGGCAGGCTGTGACGGCGCACACACAAGGTTGCTATCTCACCAGTCTTGCGCACACGGAGCGAAGACGCCGTCTACCGCGCCCTCCACTTCGTCGCGGCTGGCGTTTTCAACGAAGCTGGGCAGGTTCATCGCCAGGTCGTTGCGCAAAAGATGGATGGGATTGCGCGGACACGACGCTTCCTGGCGGATCGCCGTTCCATCGGCGAATGTCACAACCAAAATGTCACGCCAGTCGTCGTCACAGCTGTCTGGAGTCATGCCATCCATAGCGGCAAGAGGCTGTTCTGCGGCAGCCCAGAACCTGGCGAAATAGCCCGCTTCGCTCCAGCGCGTGATGCGTGAGTTGGGATTATCAGAATAGGGGCTATCCACACGAACCGAGCTGTCGTCGGCGTGATGGATCATGGCCGTCATGCCATCGGCTTCACTTCCAGCGGCCAGGCAAATGCGGACTGGCTCACTGGCACTCGCGTTGCAGGCCATCAGCGCCAAGGCAATGCCCAGACCGAGAGTCGCTTTGGAAGGTGGTGTCATGCGCATCATCCAGTTTTGTCCATCGCCCCACGAACGCTGGGCATTGAAGGCCAAAGGCACGGCGACTGGATAGCTACCGAAATCCATAGGGTTGAAACAGAAGCGGCCCGAGGCTGGCCCGGTTTGACAGTTCTGTCTTGCGCAGCAGCGCTTCGCAGTGACGCCGGGCCGTATGCGGACTGATGGAGAGGCGCCGGGCAATTTCCTTGTCGCGCAGGCCTTCGGCAACCAACACTGCCACGTCGCACTCTCTGGGCGTCAGACCATAGGCGCCGGCAAGGTCTTTGTTCAGCGTTCGACCCGATTGCGGTTCAATCCAAATATGCACTTCCGGGTCGCCGTTGAAGGCCGTGCCAATTCGCGCGCGCAGCGTGTAGTGTCGGTTTCCGATTTTGGCACGCTGCGCAGGTCGGGCTAGCCCGCCACCAGGATTGGTCACAAGCGCCTGCGTTGCATCCTGCGCCATCGAAAGGATCGCCGCCAGAAGATCTTTGCGATGATCATGGCCAGCCAGGTAGACCTGAAGCTGCTTGCTGAGAAACAGTAATGTTCCATCAATGCTGACGATCGCGAAAGGCTTGCCAGCACCCTCCATGGCATCTCTGGTTTCCAGATAGCTGCGCTTCAAGCGAGCGCGAAAGGCAATGGCCGCCTCAAAGGCCGGTGTGAGCAGTTGGAGGGCTTGGTGGCGTTCGTCGTCATGCTCTGGAAAATCCTTGTGCCCAAAGCCGGCGATAAGCATAGCTTCACCACGCACAAGTGGCGCAGAGAGCGCCATTTGGCGCTCAAGCCCCACCGGCTTGAACACCTCTTGATGAAGCTCCATCGACTCGCGAGTGCGGCGATCAAAAAGCGGCGCATCGTGATAGGCGCCAACGCCGCTGGCGCGGATGATCCGATGCAGCGCCGACGCATAGTCTTCGCGGAACACGCTGAAACCATCATCGTCAAAACCTTCAAAATGCGAGGCGATGCCATCTGCGAAAGTCTGTCCGATTGACCGGCTGTAAACGCCAAGTTTTTCCCGCGGCTCGTGGGGTGCGTCGGGCTCTTCTGGTTCGATGAAATAGACATGGTCGGTACCCAGCAGGCTACCCATCGAAGAGCAGATATCGTGGGCCCAGACTTCGGTTGGACTGTCATAACCGGAGAGGATGGCGGCCTGAATTCTGTTGATCGCTTCGAGCATTTGCTCTGATCTCCGTAGCAGGTCCCCATGGAAACGTAAGCGCTTTTTTTCCAATAGGGCAACTGCCCTATAGAAATCCGAGTGTGTCAGCGCACACATTGGCCACCCATCATGACAACCGAGCGGCAGGCCTGTGAACCATCAGACGCAAATTGCCATGGAGCACGGCACCTCAGGCAGGTTTGACCCACCGCCTCATGCGGCTTTGGAAAAAGCTTGGAACAGCGCTCTATCCGCTCTGGAGCAACTGGGTTTTTCCAACGTCAGTTGTGTTCTTCGCCACGATCGACTGCCCACAGGGCTGTGCGTGCTTCGCTCAGGCGCGGCAATCTCACATGTGGTCGATCGGGTGACGCGTGAGCTTCCAAGTCGCTTGCGTCCTGGTGGGTTCACCATTTCGCTTGGTGCTGCCCATGCAGTCCAAACAGCCGGTTGGGTACTCGTACCGACCAGACGCTGCGCGCAGATTCAGCCCGAACGCAAAATCGAAGCCAAACGCGTGGCGATCCAAAGCTATGACCAGTTTATGCGCATCCTTGATGAACGGCCCGACCATGACGTTGAACCCAAGCATCTTAGCGAACGCGAAAAGGAGTGCCTTTCGCTTCTGGCCCAAGGGCTACGCACCCAACGCATTGCCGAGCGGATCGCTATTTCGCCAGCCACTGTAGAGTTTCACTTCAAAAATGCGCGCAAGAAGCTT
The DNA window shown above is from Hyphomicrobiales bacterium and carries:
- a CDS encoding helix-turn-helix transcriptional regulator, whose protein sequence is MLRSGAAISHVVDRVTRELPSRLRPGGFTISLGAAHAVQTAGWVLVPTRRCAQIQPERKIEAKRVAIQSYDQFMRILDERPDHDVEPKHLSEREKECLSLLAQGLRTQRIAERIAISPATVEFHFKNARKKLGALTREQALAISVQNGWVRV
- a CDS encoding helix-turn-helix transcriptional regulator → MLEAINRIQAAILSGYDSPTEVWAHDICSSMGSLLGTDHVYFIEPEEPDAPHEPREKLGVYSRSIGQTFADGIASHFEGFDDDGFSVFREDYASALHRIIRASGVGAYHDAPLFDRRTRESMELHQEVFKPVGLERQMALSAPLVRGEAMLIAGFGHKDFPEHDDERHQALQLLTPAFEAAIAFRARLKRSYLETRDAMEGAGKPFAIVSIDGTLLFLSKQLQVYLAGHDHRKDLLAAILSMAQDATQALVTNPGGGLARPAQRAKIGNRHYTLRARIGTAFNGDPEVHIWIEPQSGRTLNKDLAGAYGLTPRECDVAVLVAEGLRDKEIARRLSISPHTARRHCEALLRKTELSNRASLGPLLFQPYGFR
- a CDS encoding VWA domain-containing protein → MRQTLTGFFKRLCAVSLGFLALCTLPVNAQQSDLPRAILVFDGSGSMWGQIDGINKIVTARETLARVLPTFPATMELGLMAYGHNRRGDCNDIEMLVPTGPVTTTAGSISAAVNSLNPRGKTPLSEAVRRAALDLRYTEERATIILITDGLETCEADPCALANELESVGIDFTTHVIGFGLTEEEGQQVACLAENTGGSYFQASDADALGEALTQTVAFVPPQPPAPPVPALEPVEQNLFVTVRMEAASEPLTTQDPIRVEWDLEPLDPQIDPASVPFIAAVPSFERFIEPGRYRLTASTNRGLQVSEEITLTATEQTAVDLVFGAGTLDLYAVMLNDGFGLSNTDFGWTIRNLETDRSFTVYARNAREIVPAGRYEAALVITRLESMSPGTVTLDVSAGDVTEQEVIASTARVGFRVFNTDGSELTGFELRHQVLRGPTDQSEVVAGKIGNDTYFLLPGSYTARLEAWDDGPRRSVETVFELAAGDDRIIEATMPDAP
- a CDS encoding TIM barrel protein, whose product is MRFSANLGFLWTELSLPDAVRAAKRAGFDAVECHWPYDTPADEVALALEETGMAMLGLNTARGDVAAGENGLAALPGRESDARAAIDQAIDYAHAVGAQNVHVMAGFASGEAAHKSFIEALRYAGARAAPHGIGILIEPLNRYDAPGYFLQTTGQAVAILDEVASDSVRLMFDCYHVQLMEGDLSNRLMALLPRIGHVQFASVPDRCAPDQGEVDYAHIFALLDDFGYAKPLGAEYKPHGSTDDTLGWLAKLRT